CATCCAGCAACTGAATTTATACTGACCGGGAAGCTGCGGAGTGAATTCTACAACGCTGGTGTTGCCCCTGGTAAGCTCTACGCGTTGGGGAAAGAGGTTTCTTGAGATGATAGCGTTGGTGCAACCGCTGGTGCCGACATCTTCGATCTCCCACCTGACGGGAACGCCGGCTTTTACCTGATAATAATCTGGCGTGTATCCTGTCGCATTGGCCACAGTCCTTATAACCTGTATCTCCGGTCCACTCTGGACGATAACAAAAGGCTGTTCTTCCACAACTTCCTGAAATCCAACCATCTCTTCGATGTCTATGATTTCCCCCGTTTCCTTCGGGCTAGCTTCATTCACAACTATCTCTTCTTCTTTTTCACTGGCTGTTGCCAGTACGGTCGTAGAATCATCGGGAGTAAACGGAACCTGCTCGCCGGTCCCGATGGTCAGATTGTTCAGGCTGGGAAGCCCTAGGACGTTTAGCTGGCTGTTCACGTTGTAAATGACGAAAAATATTATCAAAACCGCCGCTATTTTCGTGAAGACTTCCGAGAAGGTCTTCATGCTGAAGAACTTAAGTGATGAAGCGCCGATAGCGATGAGTGGGAAGAAGGTGCCAAGTGCGAAAAAGAACATTATCATCGAGCTATGGAATGGAGAGCCCGACAGTAGTGCCAGAGCCTGAGCCGTTATCGTGAAGCCGCAGGGAAGGAAAAAGGTTGTAGCTCCCAGTATGAAGGGCATCATTCGTCCACGTCTGGATTTATCTACTGCCAGCAATTTACGTAAAAAGGGAGGGATCGATAAACTCACCGTGGGGATTCCCAGCATTTGAAGTGCCATCAAAAGCATCACGATTGAGACTGCTATCACAAGGATCGAAGAAAAGGTGAACGAGATTTTCAGACTCTGGCCAAGCAAGCCCAGCAAGAATCCAAAGAAGCTATAGAAGACCAGCCGTCCGGCATGAAAGATCAGATGGGGCTGCAGCTTTTGAAGAAAGGAATCCTCAGAACTGTAAAGCGAATACCACTGTTTGGAAACAGAAAGAACAAGACCTCCCACAAGAGCCGCGCAGCTAGATATCCCTGCTACCAGTCCGAAAAGGAAGAAACCCAACAGCGATGAACTTGAATCTACGTTCATCAAGCCGCCAATGGCGAATTTCTCCACGGTGAAAAACACAACAATGGCCAGCGAAGCGGCAACGAGTACCTTTACTGCTTTTCCGGTATGTTTCTCCGACTTCGACTCAGCGACACTGTATCCCGTTCCGCTCAAGATCTCGTTGATACTTTCGACCGAGATAGCCTCCCCTAGGAATTCAATCTCGACCGATGAATCTTTCAGGGAGGCCCTAGCCCTTTTTATGACATCAACTTCCTCAAGTTTACTTTCGACGAAAAGCTGGCAGTTCTGGCAATGCATGCCGCGCACAAAAAACGTCTTTAATGAAGAGGATCTCGAGCTCAACTGAGTCACCTCGCAAATGAAGAGAGAC
This genomic window from Mesotoga sp. Brook.08.105.5.1 contains:
- a CDS encoding sulfite exporter TauE/SafE family protein, coding for MSSRSSSLKTFFVRGMHCQNCQLFVESKLEEVDVIKRARASLKDSSVEIEFLGEAISVESINEILSGTGYSVAESKSEKHTGKAVKVLVAASLAIVVFFTVEKFAIGGLMNVDSSSSLLGFFLFGLVAGISSCAALVGGLVLSVSKQWYSLYSSEDSFLQKLQPHLIFHAGRLVFYSFFGFLLGLLGQSLKISFTFSSILVIAVSIVMLLMALQMLGIPTVSLSIPPFLRKLLAVDKSRRGRMMPFILGATTFFLPCGFTITAQALALLSGSPFHSSMIMFFFALGTFFPLIAIGASSLKFFSMKTFSEVFTKIAAVLIIFFVIYNVNSQLNVLGLPSLNNLTIGTGEQVPFTPDDSTTVLATASEKEEEIVVNEASPKETGEIIDIEEMVGFQEVVEEQPFVIVQSGPEIQVIRTVANATGYTPDYYQVKAGVPVRWEIEDVGTSGCTNAIISRNLFPQRVELTRGNTSVVEFTPQLPGQYKFSCWMGHYTGIIEVVN